One Acidobacteriota bacterium genomic window carries:
- a CDS encoding sigma-70 family RNA polymerase sigma factor — protein sequence MDFNVINFAPNDWLLRVIMAFTGSQDLTQLLQAWSDGDEAALEKLAPLVQAELHRLAKAYMRREHPGHTLQPTALVNEAYMRLIDWKNARWQNRAHFFGVSAKLMRRILVDFARARPKAGENTIQHLSLDDALGVGNEQTAEVLALDDALHALEKLDPRKSQIVELRFFGGLSVEETAEVLKISERTVMREWEKARVWLYRELKR from the coding sequence GTGGATTTCAATGTGATAAATTTCGCCCCGAACGATTGGCTTTTGCGGGTAATTATGGCATTCACCGGTTCTCAGGATTTAACCCAATTGCTGCAAGCCTGGAGCGACGGCGACGAAGCGGCGCTCGAAAAACTTGCGCCGCTGGTGCAGGCTGAACTCCATCGTCTGGCGAAAGCCTATATGCGGCGCGAACACCCCGGTCACACCTTGCAGCCGACGGCGCTGGTCAACGAAGCTTATATGCGATTAATCGATTGGAAGAATGCCCGCTGGCAAAACCGCGCCCATTTTTTCGGCGTATCGGCAAAACTGATGCGGCGCATATTAGTTGACTTTGCGCGCGCCCGTCCGAAAGCCGGTGAAAATACCATTCAACACCTGTCACTGGATGATGCGCTCGGCGTCGGCAATGAACAAACTGCCGAGGTGTTGGCGCTTGACGATGCGCTGCACGCGCTGGAAAAACTTGACCCCCGCAAGAGTCAGATTGTCGAACTCAGATTTTTCGGTGGACTCAGTGTTGAAGAGACTGCCGAAGTGCTGAAAATTTCCGAACGCACAGTCATGCGCGAATGGGAAAAAGCGCGCGTCTGGCTTTACCGGGAATTGAAAAGATAA